The Zestosphaera sp. genome includes a window with the following:
- a CDS encoding ATP-binding protein has product MSSNSLPYLENIARHYAIQAVMNDREGNYGEAAKNYRNAIDVLVKIIQLYPENPLNAIYKDWIKQYQKRIKDLENFRALPLSTSGSAREESPDDEIEALVVKDKPNVRFNDVAGLDDVKRALYESIIYPTKRPDLFPLGWPRALLLYGPPGCGKTYVAAAVANEIEGVFIHVDAASIMSKWLGESERKVAALFNKAREISARDQKPVIIFIDEVDSLFGTFSSEIGGEVRVRTQFLKEMDGLQDKGSAQKLVYVIAATNKPWKLDEAFIRRFQKRIYVPLPDRESRRQLLKLYTSSLKLSTDVDLNELADTMEGYTASDIRDIVMSAHLRTVREFFSKGDGSGDPRPIGKEDFIEALKERKPSVNKELIKVYETWDSKFKAS; this is encoded by the coding sequence GTGAGTAGCAACTCACTACCTTATCTAGAGAATATTGCGAGGCACTACGCCATACAGGCTGTGATGAACGATAGGGAGGGGAACTACGGGGAGGCAGCGAAGAACTACAGGAACGCCATAGACGTCCTAGTCAAGATAATACAGCTCTACCCTGAAAACCCGCTGAACGCCATATACAAGGACTGGATAAAACAGTATCAGAAGAGGATAAAGGACCTGGAGAACTTTAGAGCCTTACCGCTATCCACCTCCGGATCAGCCAGGGAGGAGAGCCCTGACGACGAGATAGAGGCCCTGGTGGTTAAGGATAAGCCTAACGTGCGGTTCAACGATGTGGCGGGCTTAGACGACGTTAAGAGAGCCCTCTACGAATCAATAATCTACCCCACTAAAAGACCCGATCTCTTCCCTCTAGGGTGGCCTAGAGCACTCCTCCTCTACGGACCGCCAGGCTGTGGTAAAACCTACGTGGCGGCGGCGGTCGCTAACGAGATAGAGGGAGTCTTCATTCACGTTGACGCAGCATCCATAATGTCTAAATGGCTCGGCGAGTCAGAGCGTAAGGTCGCCGCACTCTTCAACAAGGCTAGGGAGATCTCAGCGCGCGATCAGAAGCCGGTGATAATATTCATAGATGAAGTCGACTCACTCTTCGGCACCTTCAGTAGCGAGATAGGCGGTGAGGTCAGGGTGAGGACTCAATTCCTTAAGGAGATGGACGGCCTCCAGGATAAGGGGAGCGCTCAGAAGCTGGTCTACGTGATAGCGGCCACAAACAAGCCTTGGAAGCTTGATGAGGCCTTCATAAGGAGGTTCCAGAAGAGGATCTACGTGCCGTTGCCGGACAGGGAGTCAAGGAGGCAGCTACTCAAGCTGTACACGTCGTCGCTGAAGCTCTCCACCGACGTGGACCTGAATGAGCTGGCTGACACTATGGAGGGCTACACTGCAAGCGACATAAGGGACATAGTGATGAGCGCACATCTAAGGACTGTGAGGGAGTTCTTCTCTAAGGGAGACGGTTCAGGGGATCCGAGGCCGATAGGTAAGGAGGATTTCATAGAGGCTCTCAAGGAGAGGAAGCCAAGCGTTAACAAGGAGTTAATCAAGGTATACGAGACCTGGGACTCTAAATTCAAGGCAAGCTAG